Proteins co-encoded in one Garra rufa chromosome 21, GarRuf1.0, whole genome shotgun sequence genomic window:
- the LOC141295429 gene encoding serine/threonine-protein kinase Nek9-like has translation MSLEEYERHYGSLNSESGSESVSGRSSTSGTFGGEEEKLHYIPIRVLGKGSFGEATLYRRTEDNSLVVWKEIELTNLTDKKRRDVMNEIAILSILQHNNIIAYFNHFMDKNTLLIELEYCNGGNLYDKINQQKGVLFKEEVVVWYLYQIAAAVAHIHKAGVLHRDIKTLNIFLTKTNLIKLGDYGLAKKLDSEYSMAETCVGTPYYMSPELCQGVKYNFKSDIWAMGCVLFEMLTLTRTFDATNPLNLCVKIVQGNWTMEINSDIYTSALIKLVYECLDQDPEKRPTAEQILEQPVISRVRAELEDRVAALNSSIKRPKLSTVTETAVAVVTTRSREVYFWGGGKFTPQKLDMFKGGSSAQHVCAGETHFAVVTVEKELYTWASVQGGAKMVGQLGHGDQASYRQPRRVERLQGKAIRQVACGADFTACITDEDQMYMFGSDYYGCVGVENTLGMEVLEPVLLEFFQERPVRQVSCGDNHVVALTRSGDIYSWGCGEHGRLGLDCEDDFSSPMQVEVPKGAIIDAVYCGSDGTFFLTESGKVLACGNNELNKLGLNQGITGIKNFSGEGYQGIPYTTTLTLAKQLSRFKIQFISPGKTHTAAIDERGRLMTFGCNKFGQLGVKDFKKHGGVQILVGSFGGKFVTKVSCGDGFTIAATKDNQIFAWGNAGNGRLGMPADKGFGSEVCPALPRPIFGSLHHVPDLSCRGWHTILIMEKVLNSKTIRSNSSGLSIASGQCSTSSLDLETDSATGSELREGMLGRTVEADMDDRGLETPIFSMDSKTNESSCPSWLRKELLDAEFIPMPVDSQDSINPMMTPYTESATLPYEELDQLKAAAAATAATEKSKEPAACVDYERMNGVETGRSEQSCCGASIELAQVRFTRLHLMSNTQLKDKIHCDA, from the exons ATGTCTCTGGAGGAGTACGAGCGCCACTACGGCTCTCTAAACTCAGAGTCGGGAAGTGAATCAGTCAGTGGAAGATCATCCACATCGGGAACTTTCGGCGGAGAAGAGGAGAAGCTGCATTACATTCCCATTCGAGTGCTGGGAAAGGGCTCTTTTGGAGAAGCGACTCTGTACAGACGCACTGAG GATAACTCTCTGGTGGTGTGGAAGGAGATCGAGCTGACCAACCTGACGGATAAGAAGCGCAGAGATGTGATGAACGAGATCGCGATCCTGTCCATCCTCCAGCACAACAACATCATCGCCTACTTCAACCACTTCATGGACAAGAACACGCTGCTGATCGAGCTGGAGTACTGCAACG GTGGAAACCTCTATGACAAGATCAACCAGCAGAAGGGAGTGCTCTTCAAGGAGGAG GTGGTGGTGTGGTACTTGTATCAGATCGCCGCTGCTGTCGCTCACATCCATAAAGCTGGCGTCCTGCACAG GGACATCAAAACGCTGAACATCTTTCTCACCAAAACCAACCTGATCAAGCTGGGCGATTACGGCTTGGCCAAGAAACTGGATTCAGAGTATTCAATGGCTGAAACT TGTGTGGGTACGCCGTACTACATGTCTCCTGAACTGTGTCAAGGAGTCAAGTACAACTTTAAATCAGACATCTGGGCCATGGGCTGTGTCTTATTTGAGATGCTGACCCTCACCAGGACCTTTGATGCCACC AATCCTCTGAACCTGTGTGTGAAGATCGTCCAGGGCAACTGGACCATGGAGATCAACTCAGACATTTATACGTCGGCCCTCATCAAGCTGGTGTACGAGTGTTTAGATCAG GACCCTGAGAAAAGACCAACGGCGGAGCAGATTCTAGAGCAGCCCGTCATCTCTCGTGTCAGAGC AGAGCTGGAGGACAGGGTGGCGGCGCTGAATTCGTCCATCAAGAGACCCAA GTTGAGTACGGTGACGGAGACGGCGGTGGCGGTGGTGACCACGCGCTCGAGGGAGGTGTATTTCTGGGGCGGAGGGAAGTTCACTCCTCAGAAGCTGGACATGTTCAAGGGCGGCAGCAGCGCTCAACACGTCTGCGCTGGAGAAACACACTTCGCTGTGGTCACCGTCGAGAAGGAGCTCTACACCTGGGCC AGTGTTCAGGGAGGAGCCAAGATGGTGGGTCAGCTGGGTCACGGCGACCAGGCCTCGTACCGACAGCCGCGGAGAGTGGAGCGTCTGCAGGGAAAAGCCATCAGACAAGTGGCCTGCGGCGCCGACTTCACCGCCTGCATCACCG ATGAGGATCAGATGTACATGTTCGGCTCTGATTACTACGGCTGTGTGGGTGTGGAGAACACGCTGgggatggaggtgctggagccGGTTCTGCTGGAGTTCTTCCAGGAGCGTCCGGTCCGTCAGGTGTCCTGCGGAGACAATCACGTGGTGGCGCTGACCCGCAGCGGGGACATCTACTCCTGGGGCTGCGGAGAGCACG GTCGACTTGGGCTGGACTGTGAGGATGATTTCTCCTCTCCAATGCAA GTGGAGGTTCCTAAGGGTGCCATCATTGACGCTGTATACTGCGGGAGCGACGGCACCTTCTTCCTCACTGAGTCTGGAAAGGTTTTAGCCTGCGGGAACAACGAGCTCAACAAACTGGGTCTGAATCAAGGCATCACTGGAATCAAAAACTTCTCTGGAGAA GGATATCAGGGGATCCCGTACACCACCACCCTCACGTTGGCCAAGCAGCTCTCACGCTTTAAGATCCAGTTCATCTCTCCAGGAAAGACGCACACCGCCGCTATAGACG AGCGCGGCCGTCTGATGACCTTTGGCTGTAATAAATTCGGGCAGCTGGGAGTGAAGGACTTCAAGAAGCACGGAGGTGTTCAGATCCTCGTGGGGTCCTTCGGAGGGAAGTTTGTCACCAAGGTGTCTTGTGGAGACGGTTTCACTATCGCCGCCACCAAAG ATAATCAGATCTTCGCGTGGGGAAATGCGGGTAATGGGCGTCTGGGAATGCCTGCAGATAAAGGCTTCGGCTCTGAGGTCTGTCCCGCTCTTCCTCGACCCATCTTCGGTTCCCTGCACCACGTGCCGGATCTGTCCTGCAGAGGCTGGCACACCATCCTCATTATGG aAAAAGTCCTGAACTCCAAAACGATCCGTTCAAACAGTAGTGGACTGTCTATTGCTAGTg GTCAGTGCTCGACATCTTCCCTGGATCTGGAGACGGATTCGGCCACAGGCTCTGAGCTGCGTGAGGGGATGCTGGGAAGAACCGTGGAGGCGGATATGGATGACAGAGGTCTGGAGACGCCCATCTTCTCCATGGACAGCAAGACCAACGAGAGCTCCTGCCCCTCATGGCTGCGCAAG GAGCTGCTGGATGCTGAGTTCATCCCTATGCCAGTAGACTCCCAAGACTCCATCAACCCGATGATGACACCCTACACAGAGAGCGCCACGCTGCCGTACGAGGAGCTGGACCAGCTCAAAGCCGCCGCCGCTGCCACCGCCGCCACGGAAAAGAGTAAAGAG CCGGCTGCATGTGTGGATTACGAGCGGATGAACGGCGTGGAGACGGGACGCTCTGAACAGAGCTGCTGCGGTGCGAGCATCGAGCTGGCACAAGTACGCTTCACACGCCTGCacctcatgtctaacacacagctaaAGGATAAAATACACTGTGATGCTTAA